In Cryptococcus neoformans var. grubii H99 chromosome 9, complete sequence, a genomic segment contains:
- a CDS encoding long-chain acyl-CoA synthetase, with protein sequence MAPRKNKEPASWEVDADKPKPDGETRVRRAYCVKDLVTQPAPGIDTVHDLLLYAAKTHGSKKGFASRDILKVITEEKEVTKRDGGKEHKEMKKWNYFKLSPYNWMSYEGFLDKVKEIGAGLRVLAADDGRESEKFFNIYSQTSRNWMLVAQACAFNAVPISTAYDSLGPEGLKHALKETEVHSMFTNADLLPTLLKVIEKTETVKVIVYDGEADPKIIEDLKNVREGMKVVTLDEVVEIGKKNPVEAIKANREEVYCCMYTSGSTGTPKGVLLTHGNVVSAVASVWTLLYEYLTSKDSYLAFLPLAHILEFVVENSFIFAGLPVGYGRVKTLTDTSVRECKGDIAEFKPSIMVGVPAVWELIRKGILTKVDQSGALKKSIFNFALKAKQAAHHYSIPFLAGITDTIVFDAVRAQTGGNLKILFSGGGAVSKSTQQFLCTALVVMIQGYGLTETTAMATILNPAFMQFGAVGGPVPAAEVKLIDAPEAGYFSTNNPPQGEILVRGPAIFKGYYKRPDLDKEAFTEDGWFRTGDVGQWNKDGTLSIVDRLKNLVKLSGGEYIAIEYLESIYKSCPLVANGAILANGDHNRPAMVVVAHPQNLPAFAKKNGLGDGEDLEHLCTDEKVADAALKELNNVGKKAGLKGMELLEAIVLVADEWTPESGFLTAAQKLQRRVIEKHYEDRIKAVYP encoded by the exons ATGGCCCCCAGAAAGAACAAGGAACCAGCTTCTTGGGAAGTAGATGCTGATAAGCCCAAGCCTGACGGCGAAACACGCGTTAGGAGAGCTTACTGCGTGAAAGACCTTGTTACGC AGCCTGCTCCCGGAATTGACACTGTCCACGATCTCTTACTCTATGCTGCCAAGACCCACGGCTCCAAGAAGGGTTTTGCCTCGCGTGATATCCTCAAGGTCATTAccgaggaaaaggaagttACGAAGCGTGATGGCGGCAAGGAGCAcaaggaaatgaagaaatggaactacttcaagctctctcCGTATAATTGGATGTCTTATGAAGGATTTCTTGACAAGGTGAAGGAAATTGGTGCTGGTCTTAGGGTGCTTGCTGCCGATGACGGTCGGGAATCAGAGAAGTTCTTCAACATCTACAGTCAGACTTC TCGAAATTGGATGCTCGTCGCTCAAGCCTGTGCTTTCAACGCCGTCCCCATTTCTACCGCTTACGACTCCCTCGGGCCCGAAGGTCTCAAGCACGCCCTCAAGGAGACCGAGGTCCATAGCATGTTCACTAACGCCGACTTGCTTCCTACCCTTCTTAAGGTCATTGAGAAGACTGAAACCGTCAAGGTTATTGTCTACGACGGTGAAGCGGACCCTAAAATTATCGAGGACTTGAAGAATGTGAGGGAAGGCATGAAGGTTGTGACTTTGGATGAAGTCGTGGAGATTGGAAAAAAGAACCCCGTTGAAGCTATCAAGGCGAACAGGGAGGAGGTGTACTGTTGCATGTATACTAGTGGTTCCA CTGGTACACCAAAGGGTGTGCTTCTGACGCACGGTAACGTCGTCTCTGCCG TCGCTTCCGTCTGGACCCTCTTATACGAATACCTTACCTCCAAGGACTCTTACCTCgctttccttccccttgcCCACATTCTCGAATTCGTCGTTGAGaactctttcatcttcgctGGTCTTCCCGTTGGTTATGGTCGTGTCAAGACCTTGACAGATACGAGCGTTCGAGAATGCAAGGGTGATATTGCTGAGTTTAAACCC TCTATCATGGTCGGTGTTCCTGCTGTCTGGGAACTTATCCGAAAAGGTATTCTCACCAAGGTCGACCAATCCGGTGCTCTCAAGAAGTCCATTTTCAACTTTGCCCTCAAGGCCAAGCAAGCCGCCCACCACTACTCTATCCCATTCTTGGCTGGAATCACCGATACTATCGTTTTCGACGCTGTTCGTGCACAGACTGGTGGTAACCTGAAGATCTTGTTTAGCGGTGGCGGTGCTGTCTCTAAGAGCACCCAACAGTTCTTGTGCACAGCATTGGTCGTTATGATTCAAGGTTACGGCCTTACTGAAACGACGGCCATGgccaccatcctcaacccCGCCTTCATGCAATTCGGAGCCGTCGGTGGTCCCGTTCCTGCTGCTGAAGTCAAGCTTATCGACGCCCCTGAAGCTGGCTActtctccaccaacaatCCTCCTCAGGGTGAGATTCTCGTCAGAGGTCCTGCCATCTTCAAAGGTTACTACAAGCGCCCTGACCTTGACAAGGAAGCCTTTACCGAGGATGGTTGGTTCCGAACTGGTGATGTCGGACAATGGAATAAGGACGGTACTCTCTCTATTGTCGACCGACTCAAGAACCTCGTCAAGCTCTCTGGTGGAGAATACATTGCCATCGAGTACCTCGAGTCCATTTACAAGTCATGTCCCCTCGTTGCCAACGGCGCTATCCTTGCCAACGGTGACCACAACCGACCCGCCATGGTCGTCGTCGCCCACCCCCAGAATCTTCCTGCTTTTGCCAAGAAAAATGGTCTCGGTGATGGCGAGGACCTCGAGCACTTGTGCACCGATGAGAAGGTTGCGGATGCTGCGTTGAAAGAGCTGAACAATGTTGGTAAGAAGGCGGGATT
- a CDS encoding transcription regulator, whose protein sequence is MATLAEHRAFLNSILDRQAKRRRLIDPEAVFPTQPVIRGRIPRATHYTISKDDEGEEGGQISKENVVNYVKEEETIRNDYCEWYGATGECGSNFIMGAEGDDICSEYPALKRLMNLKAQLVARNSHPPLYFPLPQEHLRDSLLSTFLNSRFDVIRINPLLDWADIADLPIKQISSDPAIVFLWVGRGDQEGLERGRECFARWGFRRAEDIVWVKTNRNKSSDESAPASGALFANQKEHCLMGIKGTIKRSVDVRFAHCNVDTDIIVWEDSGDPEGPRYPPYLYTLIENFCLGTRRLEIFGRPNLARPGWVTAGLDPFPPSSSSNHNQNNVQLFDPQTYPSLVPESDGKPILPFSPEIDQLRPKSPVRKPPRYNNPPGGNPNNLSGGGIGNSGSRNQGGLAVSGRPSSGPRFAPNGGSSGSGTPMGNRPNLVIPNQPSPIDFSQSQGRMSPVNPMMMQGPSMEQMMAANMGMSGMGIGMNGPMGMPMGMPVGNQYGYGMSINGGQPGFGPPFGSGMGMPMGMGIGMGMGMPMGMDMGMGHMGNMGFDGMMPGQGQGFGQQQLPQMFGNPQMGPRFGGWHGQGAQGQWQ, encoded by the exons ATGGCAACCTTAGCTGAGCATCGCGCCTTCCTTAACTCCATACTCGACCGTCAGGCCAAGAGGCGGAGGCTCATCGATCCCGAAGCGGTATTCCCAACTCAACCTGTCATACGCGGTCGTATACCAAGGGCTACCCATTATACGATCTCGAAGGATGacgagggtgaagaaggtggaCAGATTAGCAAGGAGAATGTTGTCAACTAtgtcaaggaggaagagaccATCCGGAATGACTATTGCGAATGGTATGGCGCTACCGGTGAATGTGGGAGTAACTTCATAATGGGTGCAGAAGGCGACGATATCTGTTCCGA ATACCCGGCACTAAAGAGGCTCATGAATCTCAAAGCTCAGCTCGTCGCAAGGAACTCTCACCCTCCGCTTTACTTTCCGCTTCCGCAGGAACATCTTCGCGACTCCCTTCTCTCAACATTCTTAAACTCTCGATTCGATGTCATTCGAATAAACCCTTTATTAGACTGGGCTGATATCGCCGATCTTCCTATAAAGCAAATCTCGTCTGATCCTGCTATTGTGTTTCTCTGGGTCGGACGAGGTGACCAGGAGGGCTTGGAAAGAGGCAGGGAGTGTTTTGCGAGATGGGGTTTCAGAAGGGCGGAGGATATCGTATGGGTCAAGACGAATAGAAATAAGAGTAGTGACGAAAGTGCACCAGCTAGTGGTGCTTTGTTTGCCAACCAGAAGGAGCACTGTCTGATGGGAATCAAGGGGACCATCAAGAGAAGCGTGGACGTGAGGTTTGCACATTGCAACGTGGATACGGACATCATTGTCTGGGAAGATTCCGGAG ATCCTGAAGGACCAAGATATCCCCCGTACCTTTATACCCTTATTGAAAATTTCTGCCTTGGTACTCGCCGTCTCGAAATCTTTGGTCGTCCTAACCTGGCTCGCCCAGGATGGGTCACCGCAGGCCTTGATCCCTTTCCGccttcgtcctcctcgaATCACAACCAAAATAACGTACAGCTTTTCGATCCCCAAACTTATCCTTCCCTCGTACCAGAATCAGACGGCAAACCTATTTTACCATTCAGCCCCGAAATAGATCAATTACGCCCCAAATCCCCTGTGCGCAAACCACCGCGTTATAATAACCCGCCTGGCGGTAATCCCAACAACCTATCAGGTGGTGGAATAGGTAACAGTGGATCTAGAAATCAAGGCGGATTAGCTGTCAGTGGGCGACCGTCTTCTGGCCCCAGGTTCGCGCCGAATGGTGGAAGTAGCGGCTCAGGTACTCCCATGGGCAACAGACCGAACCTCGTCATTCCCAACCAACCTTCTCCAATAGACTTTTCGCAAAGCCAAGGCCGAATGAGCCCGGTGAAtccgatgatgatgcaagGCCCAAGTATGGAGCAGATGATGGCCGCCAACATGGGTATGAGTGGTATGGGGATCGGCATGAATGGGCCTATGGGTATGCCGATGGGGATGCCGGTAGGAAATCAGTATGGTTACGGAATGAGTATCAATGGTGGACAACCCGGATTCGGTCCCCCATTCGGATCAGGAATGGGGATGCCAATGGGTATGGGAATAGGGATGGGTATGGGTATGCCAATGGGCATGGATATGGGGATGGGGCACATGGGAAATATGGGTTTTGATGGTATGATGCCggggcaagggcaaggatttgggcagcagcagctgccACAAATGTTTGGGAACCCTCAGATGGGCCCGAGGTTCGGGGGATGGCATGGTCAAGGCGCTCAAGGACAATGGCAATAA
- a CDS encoding 3-ketoacyl-CoA reductase: MVADTVHVGQHLAGHPSVHLFGHEIVLDVSIPALILSTVGAAFLLRYTLSIFRLFLELTVLPGKDIKSFQSRKGETWAVVTGCTSGIGLEFARQLAAKKFNIILVGRRQSALTDLSKEIEDKYGVHTKSVTVDVSTPGSARDDALTQLELLAQNLDVGILINNVGASHNMPVAFHETERSEMSRIIETNVSWTYLVTRSILPSMIARSKQRGAPKSLVITIGSLSGRIPSPLLASYSGTKAALATWTKALAEEVKPQGVIVELVQAAFVVSNMSKIRKSSPFVPTPAPFVRSTLNSIGLPRGAQGRPHERTPFWSHAVLDYAVGFAGYVSEMAGIKVILGMHKDIRKRALKKAARDEKKAE; encoded by the exons ATGGTTGCAGACACAGTCCACGTCGGTCAGCACCTTGCTGGCCATCCTTCCGTCCATCTCTTTGGGCACGAAATAGTCCTCGACGTGTCCATCCCGGCACTTATCCTCTCCACCGTCGGAGCTGCTTTCCTACTCCGATAcactctttccatcttcaggcttttccttgagCTTACTGTCTTGCCCGGGAAAGAC ATCAAATCGTTCCAGTCTCGAAAGGGAGAGACGTGGGCCGTCGTTACCGGGTGTACTTCAGGTATCGGACTCGAATTTGCCCGACAGCTTGCCGCTAAGAAGTTCAACATCATTCTTGTCGGTCGAAGGCAGTCTGCTCTTACTGATCTTTCAAAGGAAATCG AGGACAAGTACGGTGTTCACACCAAATCTGTTACTGTGGACGTTTCTACCCCTGGTAGTGCTCGAGACGACGCGCTCACCCAGCTTGAGCTCTTGGCCCAAAACCTTGACGTGGGTATCCTCA TTAACAATGTCGGTGCTTCGCACAACATGCCTGTCGCTTTCCATGAGACCGAGCGTTCCGAGATGAGCCGTATCATCGAGACC AACGTCTCCTGGACCTATCTCGTCACCCGGTCTATCCTCCCATCCATGATTGCCCGATCCAAGCAAAGAGGCGCTCCCAAATCCCTCGTCATTACTATTGGTTCCCTATCCGGACGCAtcccctctcctctccttgcGAGCTACTCTGGGACGAAGGCTGCTTTGGCTACTTGGACAAAAGCGTTGGCGGAAGAGGTCAAGCCTCAGGGTGTGATAGTTGAACTTGTTCAGGCTGCTTTCGTT GTATCCAACATGTCCAAAATCCGTAAATCTTCACCCTTCGTCCCTACCCCCGCGCCCTTTGTTCGCTCAACCCTCAACTCTATCGGTCTCCCTCGCGGTGCCCAAGGCCGTCCGCATGAGCGCACACCCTTCTGGTCTCATGCTGTTTTGGATTATGCCGTTGGTTTTGCGGGGTATGTGAGTGAAATGGCGGGAATCAAGGTTATCCTCGGGATGCACAAGGATATTAGGAAGAGGGCGTTGAAAAAGGCTGCtagagatgagaagaaggcggagTAA
- a CDS encoding tRNA pseudouridine(38-40) synthase, translating into MITTFILRRANKMSRYANLTREQLIQKLEALECTSLVPSHEPLPLQTTATKQERKSKKKAEKPFHFPAHPTRHIALLISYHGWPYSGLALQAPATPDGPPIPTVEAELLAALEKTRLIAEGKGWEGCGFGRCGRTDRGVSGEGQVVNLWVRSSRKRGDGGGELGDGWRDAAEPEVEKTVIVQEDEGQGGKEEKSKIVRPPRQPSEFPYPKLLNSVLPPSIRILAWSPIPSSFDSRFSCTYRHYRYAFHTRPTPTSPEVDLELMRQGAQLLLGEHDYRNFCKLDGSKQIENHTRGVLKAWFEGGESQGVGEGMMVFNLIGTAFLWHQVRHIIAVLFLVGAKLEPPSIVSDLLDVERFPSKPNYTMGHPLPLTLHHCGYPDDLIDWRFGGYDGPWQRLSDDEKEKKYNLAMGGREGLDRQLEVARQEAQLRSWQISGSLRKLDSIFGPPCAEKSAGALWPIGGGDYMMSGKYKKVQDRPRGETPDEVNRKWREGKGKIRKEAREAKGMDVDEE; encoded by the coding sequence ATGATTACCACTTTCATCCTTCGGAGAGCAAACAAAATGTCACGCTACGCCAATCTCACCCGCGAGCAACTCATCCAAAAACTCGAAGCTCTCGAATGCACTTCCCTCGTCCCTTCGCACGAACCTCTCCCGCTACAAACCACGGCCACTAAACAAGAACGCAAGTCTAAAAAGAAGGCCGAAAAGCCCTTCCACTTCCCCGCCCATCCTACCCGCCACATTGCCCTTCTGATCTCGTACCACGGTTGGCCTTACTCTGGTCTTGCGCTCCAAGCGCCCGCTACGCCTGATGGACCGCCCATCCCTACCGTCGAGGCGGAATTATTGGCAGCgctggagaagacgaggttGATTgcagaagggaaagggtgGGAAGGGTGTGGGTTTGGGAGGTGTGGACGGACGGATAGGGGCGTGAGTGGGGAAGGGCAGGTGGTTAATCTCTGGGTGAGGAGTAgcaggaaaagaggagatggcggTGGGGAGTTGGGAGACGGATGGCGGGATGCGGCTGAGCCAGAGGTGGAAAAGACTGTGATAGTACAAGAGGACGAGGGAcagggaggaaaagaggaaaagagcaAAATTGTCCGGCCTCCTCGACAACCGAGCGAGTTTCCATATCCAAAACTTCTCAATTCTGTCCTCCCACCTTCTATTCGAATCCTCGCGTGGTCTCCTATCCCGTCATCATTCGATTCACGATTTTCCTGCACGTATAGACACTATCGCTACGCCTTCCACACCCGACCCACGCCTACTTCTCCTGAAGTCGACCTTGAGCTCATGCGCCAGGGTGCTCAGCTCTTACTGGGCGAACACGATTACCGTAATTTCTGCAAGCTAGACGGGTCGAAGCAGATTGAGAACCATACCCGAGGCGTATTGAAAGCATGGTTCGAAGGAGGGGAGAGTCAAGGTGTaggggaagggatgatGGTTTTCAACTTGATTGGTACCGCTTTCCTATGGCATCAAGTTCGTCATATCATTGCCGTCCTGTTCCTGGTCGGTGCAAAACTCGAACCTCCCTCCATTGTCTCTGACCTGCTCGACGTCGAGCGCTTTCCTTCAAAGCCCAACTATACGATGGGTCACCCTTTACCTCTCACTTTACACCATTGTGGGTATCCCGACGATCTGATCGATTGGCGGTTTGGGGGATATGACGGTCCTTGGCAGAGACtatcagatgatgaaaaggagaaaaaataCAACCTCGCTATGggcggaagagaaggttTAGACAGACAGCTCGAAGTTGCGCGCCAGGAAGCTCAGCTGCGAAGTTGGCAGATATCAGGTTCTTTGCGGAAACTTGATTCTATATTTGGCCCTCCGTGCGCTGAGAAATCTGCGGGAGCGCTGTGGCCGATAGGTGGGGGAGATTACATGATGAGTGGGAAGTACAAAAAGGTACAAGATCGGCCGAGGGGTGAGACGCCGGACGAAGTGAATAgaaaatggagagaaggcaaagggaaGATTAGGAAAGAGGCGAGGGAGGCGAAGGGGATGGATGTTGACGAGGAGTGA
- a CDS encoding ubiquitin carboxyl-terminal hydrolase 48, variant, with translation MVKTSQKPCQDWDWVGTEVQTPAQITLEHRRRAAGLVGGVACHRDLTGHERETATDDSEVKMNGKGAGKKKGTGCRAKGCKSNYMCYNNLGTEKAEFVISNLGDVPEERNGPAGLRNLGATCYANAFLQLWFRNIPFSNAVYACVTSETTPLYQLALIFAKLEYSEKSVVDPMGLIDSLRLNTGDQQDAAEFSKLFMSLIASEFSKHPDPKLKTLVRDQFEGTMQYITQCECGYESISETTFLELELTLKDNATLQSRLDEFTRPEILDGDNKYFCPSCLSKRRATRRQLPVVLPPVIHFSLLRFVFDLKSMSRKKSKASIKYPKEAVLGNSVYELRGVISHQGTSAYHGHFICETYDENNDIWYICNDELVQPKPARPHKKAKLDKPGDDKDKIEWSKDAYMLVYKRRDGRVPPQPPPAIVMEKVKEENRGLREELNKVEVRKEVLEDEWEHLKGAKMDVIRALPGTEYIIPREALAKWIQSPSFQDLYTPFDYSSILCAHSQVDPLKSSDTRTISALAHDKLSSYTSLPEIDVCTICVAEGFVERLSITERQSTLETFDELNAQAELEEVDEGERWCLPKTWLVHWRTGKLPPQTLPTHPSYTLLCPHIAPLPPSSAPPVTLITSSALSLLHSIFGSFPSFQPGTPPCPECSFGADQDAESLAQWKTDVKLDKSIKRHLDPRPPAFGMDYYVLPKEFIEKWEVYMKTPGGEKPELDMGLGRGRCEHGMLDWDPQMEKTRVINEIGWGMLCQKYGEKEPIKVQFGANPPEGKKVNISSFTPGVCEPCRIARLSSYDELEIPIVFAPTPLISSFLSYSIPASTGNTSGSKLGSEASRNASRALRSRLKTLYVQATRQSTIKDLKLSILSETGITPLLQKIYYKSQTQSQGQGHHRSGQGDEEEKELDNDLTIGKLGYLKGEELILVEVKEEGNLDDDDDDIVNGGNRGKGRNGKNEGFGGTALLARIACPDCTYENDGAAECCEMCMRPFKYD, from the exons TAGTGAGGTAAAAATGAATGGTAAAGGggctgggaagaagaagggtacAGGATGCAGAGCGAAAGGTTGCAAATCGAATTACATGTGTTACAACAACCTCGGAACGGAAAAG GCAGAATTCGTCATTTCAAACCTAGGGGATGTCCCAGAAGAGCGTAATGGGCCCGCTGGTCTAAGAAACCTTGGGGCGACGTGCTAT GCAAACGCCTTCTTGCAATTGTGGTTCCGCAACATTCCTTTTAGTAATGCCGTCTACGCTTGCGTGACTTCAGAG ACCACACCACTCTATCAATTAgctctcatcttcgccaagCTGGAATATAGCGAAAAGAGTGTAGTAGATCCCATGGGTCTGATAGACTCCCTACGACTTAATACGGGTGATCAGCAAGATGCAGCAGA GTTCTCAAAACTGTTCATGTCATTGATCGCATCAGAATTCTCAAAACACCCGGACCCTAAACTCAAGACGCTGGTGAGAGATCAGTTTGAAGGGACAATGCAGTACATTACCCAGTGTGAATGCGGGTATGAGAGCATCTCGGAGA CTACTTTCCTCGAGCTTGAACTCACTCTGAAAGACAACGCGACACTTCAATCACGCCTGGACGAATTCACACGCCCCGAAATCCTGGATGGGGACAACAAATATTTTTGCCCCTCCTGCCTCTCTAAACGCCGTGCAACCCGTCGTCAGCTGCCTGTTGTCCTTCCTCCCGTTATCCACTTCTCTCTTCTAAGATTCGTGTTTGATCTCAAAAGCATGtcgagaaagaaaagtaaAGCGTCGATAAAGTATCCCAAAGAGGCGGTCCTTGGGAATTCGGTATATGAATTAAGGGGAGTTATATCTCATCAAGGGACAAGC GCGTATCATGGCCATTTCATTTGCGAAACATATGACGAAAACAATGACATCTGGTATATCTGTAACGATGAGTTGGTGCAGCCTAAACCCGCCCGACCGCACAAGAAAGCCAAGCTCGATAAACCTGGCGacgacaaggacaagataGAATGGTCCAAAGATGCCTATATGCTCGTCTACAAACGGCGAGACGGTCGTGTACCTCCCCAACCTCCACCAGCGATCGTCATGGAGAAGGTTAAGGAGGAGAATAGAGGGTTGAGGGAAGAGCTGAATAAAGTggaggtgaggaaggaagttttggaagatgaatgGGAGCATCTAAAGGGGGCAAAGATGGATGTTATCAGGGCACTTCCTGGG ACAGAGTACATCATTCCTCGTGAAGCCCTCGCCAAATGGATCCaatctccctccttccaagATCTCTACACCCCATTTGACTACTCGTCCATCCTCTGTGCCCATTCGCAAGTGGATCCCCTCAAATCTTCCGACACACGTACGATATCCGCGCTAGCTCATGACAAACTTTCATCGTATACTTCTCTTCCCGAGATCGATGTCTGCACAATATGTGTTGCGGAAGGTTTTGTCGAAAGGTTGAGTATAACGGAGCGGCAGTCTACGCTTGAGACATTCGACGAACTCAACGCCCAGGCCGAgctggaagaagtggatgaaggagaacgATGGTGTCTTCCTAAAACGTGGCTCGTCCACTGGCGAACCGGTAAACTCCCTCCCCAAACCTTGCCCACACACCCTTCCTACACCCTCTTATGCCCTCACATTGCCCCTTTACCCCCATCTTCCGCCCCGCCCGTCACCCTCATAACCTCCTctgccctttccctcctccattcCATCTTTGgctccttcccttccttccagccGGGAACACCTCCTTGCCCGGAATGTTCCTTCGGCGCGGACCAAGACGCAGAATCGTTGGCACAATGGAAAACGGATGTGAAGCTTGATAAATCTATCAAACGGCACCTTGATCCACGGCCGCCTGCTTTTGGGATGGATTATTATGTACTTCCAAAGGAGTTTATTGAGAAATGGGAGGTGTATATGAAGACCCCAGGGGGCGAGAAGCCAGAGTTGGATATGGGTTTGGGACGAGGGAGATGCGAGCATGGAATGTTGGATTGGGATCCGCAGATGGAGAAAACGAGGGTGATTAATGAGATCGGATGGGGGATGCTTTGCCAAAA GTACGGTGAGAAAGAGCCAATCAAAGTACAATTTGGTGCCAATCCCCcggaagggaagaaagtgaacatttcttctttcactcCTGGTGTATGCGAGCCATGCAGGATTGCCAG ATTATCATCATACGACGAACTCGAGATACCCATCGTCTTCGCTCCTACGCCACTCatatcttccttcctatCTTACAGTATCCCCGCTTCTACGGGAAATACTAGCGGATCAAAGTTAGGGTCAGAAGCAAGCCGTAACGCGTCAAGAGCCTTACGGTCCCGGCTTAAAACGCTATACGTCCAGGCTACGAGACAAAGCACGATCAAGGATCTCAAACTATCCATCCTTTCTGAAACAGGAATCACTCCGCTTCTCCAGAAGATTTATTATAAATCTCAAACCCAATCCCAAGGGCAAGGACATCATCGCTCGGGGCaaggggatgaagaagaaaaagagcTGGATAATGATTTGACAATTGGCAAGTTGGGATATTTGAAAGGGGAGGAGTTGATATTGGTGgaagtgaaagaagaagggaatctggatgatgatgatgatgacattGTAAATGGAGGCAATCGtggcaaaggaagaaatggaaagaatGAAGGATTCGGAGGGACGGCATTGTTGGCGAGGATTGCGTGTCCGGATTGTACTTATGAGAATGATGGGGCAGCAGAATGCTGTGAAATGTGCATGAGA CCATTTAAATATGATTGA